The Rubripirellula amarantea genome includes the window CTCGAGCGTCTCTGCATAACGCTGACGAAATTGAACGACTTGATGTCCGCGAAGGTGACACCGTCGTCGTTGAAAAAGCGGGCAAAATCATTCCCAAGGTCGTGCGAGTTGAAAAGCACGAACGAAAAGGCGATCTACCTAAGTTTGAATTCCCCACTCATTGCCCCGAATGTGGAACACCGTTGGTTCGCGACGAAGGTGGCGTTTACATCCGCTGTCCCTCGCCCGCCTGTCCCGCTCAACTGCGGCAACGATTGGTGTACTTCGGGTCTCGGCCCGGCATGGACATCGATGGATTAGGCGAGGAAGTGGTAGACCTTTTGATTAGCCACGACCTTGTCCACAACTACGCGGACCTTTACCGGTTGACGCAAGACCAGGTCAACGGCTTGGTGTGGCCCAAGAAACGCAAAGGAAAAGATGGCGAACAAATCGACGTTGCCTTTGGGGAACGAAACGCAGCAAAGCTGATCAAAGGAATCGCCGAAACGAAATCTCGCGGGCTGGCGAGGTTGTTGTCGTCGATTTCGATTCGCCATATCGGGCCCAGTGTTGCTCGAATCCTAACGGCAGAGCACCCCAGTTTCGATCAATTGTGCCAAGCGAGCATCGAGGATCTGGCGGGCATCCATGAAATCGGTGATGCGATTGCAAAGAGCATCCATGAGTTCTGTCACAGCGATTACGGTCGCGATTTGTTTGCCCAGTTCAAAGACGTGGGTTTGGATTTGACTCAGCCACAAGTGGCGACGGGCGATGGTGTTTTTGCGGGCAAGTCCATCGTCGTCACTGGAACGTTAAAGCAATACAAGCGAGACGAGATCAAACAACTGATCGTTCAGCACGGCGGACGCGCATCGGGCAGCATCAGCAAGAGCACGGACTTTTTGGTTGCCGGCGAAAAGGCAGGCAGCAAACTGAAAAAGGCAGAAGAACTCGGGATCAAAATTTTGAGCGAGGATGAGTTCAAGGCGATGATCGAATCATGACAGCACTGGGCCGATAAGACTTTCGCAGTTCAGGTGCCCGTCGAAACATCACTAAGTAAATCCGACAGCGAAGTCTCATGCTGTCTCACCAGATGCAATGCATTCCAACCGGCGTCGATGGCGGCATCCACATCACCGGGCTTGGTGTCGCCGATCATCAGCGCCGCATCGGGTTGCGAAAGCTTGAGTCGTCTTGCTGATTCGTGATAGAACTCGACGTTGGGTTTGCACCAACCGATTTCGCTGCTGATCAGGATTTCGTCGAACCAATCATGGATATCGAATCCGTCAATGATCATGCGAAGTCGGGCATCAAAGTTGGATGCAATCGCGATTCGAGATCCGTTTTCGCGAACCCGGATCAGCGTTGATTCGACATCCGGATAGATCATCCATTGGTCGCACTTAGCAAAGTGATCCCACAGATCGTCAAAGACACGATCGATAAAGATGGTGGACTGATCGGCAAAGCAATCGGCGACGATTCGCTTCCATCGGGCTCGCTCGCGAGTTTCATCCGTTGGATCTTTGGCTGCGTCAGCGGAGAAATGATTTCGCATCGCAGCCGCCAGCTTGCGACGCATGGCATCAAGCGAGTCGGGTGACTCAAGGCCATGTGTTTGGGCCACGCTTAAGTAGGCTCCAGCGGGCTCAGGCGACGGGAAGAACAGTGTCCCCGTCGCGTCAAAAACAACCCACTCGAAATGTTTCGGTGGCATTCAGCTTGAACCCAAAATTACGGGGTTTCGCCGGCTGGAGTTTCAGCGCCCGTGGTGGTGTTGCTGCTAGGCATTTCAGCGTTGGCTGTCACGTTGCTAGTAGCCGCAGGTGCAGCAACATCGGTCGAGGTGTCGACGCTGGTGGGAGCCTTGGGACCGCATCCGATCGTGCAGGTGAGCATCAGGGCAGCGGCGAGTCCGGTTACGACTTGAAAGGCAGAATTCACGGTTAGGTTTCTCCGAAGAGGGTGGGGAATATTGGGATACGATGAAGTTTAACCACCAACACTGGGATAGCCTAGGCATGACTGATCGAATGTCATTGCTTGGGCGCGGTTCGTTTCCCGTTTTCGTCCTTACCTAACCGGTACAACCGGCGCGACTCCCTGCGACTTTGGTGTACTTGTTACCCCTTAGCTTGGTACGAATCATACGCCAGCCGGCGTTATTCCGATTATTCAGGTACGTACCTTCGATTGTTCAATGTCACTACTCGGGTCATGTGAATCACATGAAAACTCTGCTTACTCATTCCATTCGACTCGGATTGTTCTTGTCAATCGCCGCGACGGCTTCGTTTTCGAGTGCTCAAGACCCGGTGCAAGCGAAGTCCGTTGACGACATGATCAACGAGATTGAACTGTTTGGCACCCGCGAACGTCCCGTCGCAAGTGGATCGTCGGCGAGTGATTACCAAAAGAAGAGCGTCCAAGAACTGCGCCAAGAACGCGCGATCTACCGAGCAGAGCAGCGGATGTTGCGACGTGAACGACAATTGTGGATGGGGTACGAGCCACTGCGTCCGCAATTCAACGCGATGCCTCAGACTTCCAGCCGCTACGGTCGCCCCACCATCTATGTACCGGTCTACATTCGCTAACGAGACGACGATTCGTTCTCGTCTTTAGGTCACCAATGCTACTCGAACGTCACACACGTTCGTGCCCGTGGGGCCAGTGATTAACAACCCGCCGGCTTGTTCAAAGAAGCGATACGCATTGTTGCGAGCCAAGTAGTCTGCGGGATTGAGTCCCAGTTGCACCGCGTTGTGATGCACCTTGGCATCTACATAAGCCCCGGCCGCATCCGTTGGTCCATCTTCGCCATCGGTTCCACCGGACAACAGGCAAAGACGATTCCATTCGTCAATTGACAAGTCGATTGACAATAGTTCTTCATAGGCCGCCAACACGAGATGTTGGTTTCGCCCACCAAGGCCTCGCTGTTCCGCGGCGCAAAGCTCCACCGTTGGTTCGCCACCTTGAAGCAAGCAATCATTGCGATGCTTGTTCGCATCCGCTCGCAGCATCGCCACCGTCATCGCCGCTAAGTGGCGACCGATCTGGTCCGCCAAGCCTTCACTTGAACTGGCGCACTGCATCACATGGTTGTAACCCAAGCTTTCCGCCTTGATACCGGCTTCGTCGACTGCGACGGCATTGTTGCCGATCACGATGTTGATCGCGGGCTTAGCTCGGACGACGTCGGAATGGTTAATCACGTCGTAGATTCGGTGGGGCAGTTCGCGTTCAGCGTCAAATCGAGCCAGCACATCAATCGCGTCTTGCGGCGTTGACGTGTCCGCGACAGTGGGTCCGGATGCGATCAGGTCCAGCGGATCACCCAACACGTCCGACAAGATCAACGTCACCAGATTAGTACGCTCGCAAGCACGCAACAGTCCTCCGCCCTTAATGTCGCTAAGATGTTTGCGAACGGTGTTCAGCTCGTTGATTGTCGCTCCGCTTGAACTCAGGTGGCGAATCACGGCGAGTTTGTCCGCCAACGTGATCCCTGGTTTGGGCAGCGGCAACAGGGCGCTTCCACCGCCTGAAATCAGCGCGATCACCAAGTCGCGTGGGCCAGCGCTTGCGGCCAAGTCTAGGATCTTGCGAGTACCTTCGACGCCCGCCTGAGTCGGTTCATTCACGCCCGCTGGGCGCGCGGGATGAGTGACGATGCCGGGGATGCTGGTTTGAGTTCCCTCGGGCACATTGACCCATCCGGAAATCGGCAACCAATCGTGCAGGGATTCTTGCAGGCCTTGCGCCATCGCCGACGCAGCTTTACCGGCACCAATCACCAACACACGGTCGTAGTCGCTTCGGAAAAAAGAATGCTCGTTGATTAATAGTTGATCGCCGTCGACCGATACCGCTCGCGTGACCAAAGGCTTGGCACGAACCGCATCGAGACCCGCGTTCCAAATCGCGGTGGCGTCTTCGGTGGGATGTTTCGTCATTTTGCATTTTCCAAAGACGACTAAGTTAGCTTGTTCGCAATGTCGCAATCTACACGAGCTTTGACGGAAACGAGAAAGGCAAAACAACGGACGGTGGCAGGCTTTAGGGGCGACCACTATCCTCTACGCATGAACCAACCCAATGAAAATCCATCACGAGACGATATCGCCGCCGAGTACTTTGACCTGTTGAAGTTTGACCCGTACCCGGTTCAAGAAGAAGCACTGCTATCGTACTTTGCCGGCGATCCAGATCGTGGCGATCAAGGAGTGCTCGTTTGCGCGCCCACGGGAACTGGGAAAACGCTGATTGCGGAAGCCGCCGTCTACGAAGCGCTGCGTACCGGCAAGAAGATGTACTACACCACGCCATTGATCGCACTGACCGATCAAAAACTGGAAGAGCTCCGGCTGTCGGCGGTTCGATGGGGATTCTCGGCGGACCAGGTGGGCCTTGTCACGGGAAATCGCAAGGTCAACGGTGATGCACCCGTGTTGGTCGTCGTTGCCGAAATTCTGCTCAACCGTTTGCTCAATCCTGAAGCGTTTGACTTCACTGATGTAACGTCGGTGGTGATGGATGAATTTCACTCCTTCAACGATGTTCAGCGAGGCATCGTTTGGGAGTTGACGTTGGGGCTATTGCCCGCCCACGTGCGAACGTTGTTGTTGTCCGCCACAGTTGGCAACTCGATGGAGTTCACGTCGTGGATGTCACGTAGTCTCAATCGCCGTTTGCAACTTGTCGTCGGCACCGAACGAAAAGTGCCGCTTGAATATTCATGGATCGATGACGAACTTCTGCCCGAGTTTGCTGAACGCATTGCCGCTGGTGATGAAACGGTCCGTCAAACACCGGCCTTGATGTTCTGTTTTTCAAGAGCCCAATGTTGGACCACGGCGGAGTTGCTTAAAGGAAAGTCGGTCATCGACAAGGTTCGTCAAAAGCAAATCGTTGACTACCTCGAGACGATCGACATGAGTGAAGGCGCGGGCCCGAAGTTGAAAGCGATTTTGATGCGGGGCGTTGGGGTTCACCATGCGGGCGTCTTGCCCCGATACCGCCGAGTCGTCGAAGACTTGTTTCAACGAAAGCTATTGGCATTTTGCGTGTGCACCGAAACGCTTGCTGCGGGAATCAATCTGCCTGCACGAAGCG containing:
- a CDS encoding HAD-IA family hydrolase, translating into MPPKHFEWVVFDATGTLFFPSPEPAGAYLSVAQTHGLESPDSLDAMRRKLAAAMRNHFSADAAKDPTDETRERARWKRIVADCFADQSTIFIDRVFDDLWDHFAKCDQWMIYPDVESTLIRVRENGSRIAIASNFDARLRMIIDGFDIHDWFDEILISSEIGWCKPNVEFYHESARRLKLSQPDAALMIGDTKPGDVDAAIDAGWNALHLVRQHETSLSDLLSDVSTGT
- a CDS encoding glycerate kinase type-2 family protein, with protein sequence MTKHPTEDATAIWNAGLDAVRAKPLVTRAVSVDGDQLLINEHSFFRSDYDRVLVIGAGKAASAMAQGLQESLHDWLPISGWVNVPEGTQTSIPGIVTHPARPAGVNEPTQAGVEGTRKILDLAASAGPRDLVIALISGGGSALLPLPKPGITLADKLAVIRHLSSSGATINELNTVRKHLSDIKGGGLLRACERTNLVTLILSDVLGDPLDLIASGPTVADTSTPQDAIDVLARFDAERELPHRIYDVINHSDVVRAKPAINIVIGNNAVAVDEAGIKAESLGYNHVMQCASSSEGLADQIGRHLAAMTVAMLRADANKHRNDCLLQGGEPTVELCAAEQRGLGGRNQHLVLAAYEELLSIDLSIDEWNRLCLLSGGTDGEDGPTDAAGAYVDAKVHHNAVQLGLNPADYLARNNAYRFFEQAGGLLITGPTGTNVCDVRVALVT